The following proteins are encoded in a genomic region of Desulfovibrio sp. TomC:
- a CDS encoding ABC transporter ATP-binding protein: protein MHPEDSAKPLLELAGVSRRYSTKEGFFTRRERVVRAVDDVDLVVAPGETLGLVGESGCGKSTLARMAVGLEPPSAGTARLAGIDPWAGTTAQRRQLPRLVQMIFQDPYSSLNPRLPIGWTVAEGLRAMGGLSGRERRERVAALLTQVGLAPEHARRFPHQFSGGQRQRVAIARALALSPALLVCDEPVSALDVSVQAQVLNLLADLKERHGLAYLFISHDLAVVGHLSDRVAVMYLGRIMELAPARALYAGPRHPYTRALLAAVPGLDPGQRRRVALPGETPNPAAAPTGCVFHPRCDRAVPGCADESPPLAEVAPGHFVRCSRL, encoded by the coding sequence ATGCATCCTGAAGACTCCGCCAAACCGCTGCTGGAACTGGCCGGCGTTTCCCGCCGCTATAGCACCAAAGAGGGTTTTTTCACCCGACGCGAACGGGTGGTGCGGGCCGTGGACGATGTGGACCTTGTCGTGGCTCCGGGCGAGACGCTGGGGCTGGTCGGCGAATCAGGCTGCGGCAAATCGACCCTGGCCCGCATGGCCGTCGGCCTGGAGCCGCCCAGTGCCGGCACAGCGCGTCTGGCCGGCATCGACCCCTGGGCCGGAACCACGGCCCAGCGCCGCCAGTTGCCGCGTCTGGTGCAGATGATCTTCCAGGACCCCTATTCCTCGCTCAATCCGCGCCTGCCTATCGGCTGGACCGTGGCCGAAGGGCTGCGGGCCATGGGCGGCCTGTCCGGCCGGGAGCGACGGGAACGGGTGGCCGCGTTGCTGACCCAGGTGGGACTGGCCCCGGAACATGCCAGACGTTTTCCCCACCAGTTTTCCGGCGGCCAGCGCCAGCGGGTGGCCATTGCCCGGGCTCTGGCCCTGTCGCCGGCCCTTTTGGTGTGCGACGAGCCGGTCTCGGCCCTGGACGTGTCGGTGCAGGCCCAGGTCCTAAACCTTCTGGCCGATCTCAAGGAGCGTCACGGGCTGGCCTATCTGTTTATTTCCCACGATCTGGCCGTGGTCGGCCATTTAAGCGACCGGGTGGCGGTGATGTACCTGGGACGGATCATGGAACTGGCCCCGGCCCGCGCCCTTTACGCCGGGCCGCGCCATCCGTATACCAGGGCGCTGCTCGCGGCCGTGCCGGGACTCGACCCCGGCCAGCGGCGACGGGTTGCCCTGCCCGGCGAAACGCCCAATCCGGCCGCCGCCCCGACAGGCTGCGTGTTTCATCCCCGCTGCGACCGGGCCGTGCCCGGCTGCGCCGAC
- a CDS encoding ABC transporter ATP-binding protein, with the protein MEQRLLEVTGLTTVFDGPSGPAMAVDDVDLTLDRGGVLAVVGESGCGKTVLSLSMLGLVSPPGRVTAGRALLGGVDILALPESERRTIRGRRASMIFQEPMTALNPVLTIGDQVSEPLRVHAGASRREALDAAEAMLARVGLPEPRRRLAGYPHELSGGQRQRVMIAMALMLSPELLIADEPTTALDVTVQGQILELMLDLARDAGTAILLVTHNLGVVAQTADDVAVMYAGRVVERAPVAAFFKGPAHPYSQGLLASLPRVDAPGRRLSPIPGTVPGLSDLPAGCHFHPRCPHTFEPCSRQTPPLFALPGGRQARCWLHAS; encoded by the coding sequence ATGGAGCAACGGCTTTTAGAAGTGACAGGGCTGACCACGGTGTTTGACGGTCCGTCCGGGCCGGCCATGGCCGTTGACGACGTCGACCTGACCCTGGACCGGGGCGGGGTGCTGGCGGTTGTCGGCGAATCGGGCTGCGGCAAGACCGTGCTGTCCCTGTCCATGCTCGGGCTGGTGTCGCCGCCCGGGCGGGTGACGGCCGGCCGGGCGCTTCTGGGCGGGGTGGACATCCTGGCCCTGCCCGAGAGCGAGCGCCGCACCATTCGGGGCCGGCGGGCCTCCATGATCTTTCAGGAACCCATGACCGCGCTCAATCCCGTGCTGACCATCGGCGATCAGGTGTCCGAACCGCTGCGCGTCCATGCCGGGGCTTCCCGGCGCGAGGCCCTTGATGCGGCCGAGGCCATGCTCGCCCGGGTCGGGCTGCCCGAGCCGCGTCGCCGGCTGGCCGGCTATCCCCACGAACTGTCCGGCGGCCAACGCCAGCGGGTCATGATCGCCATGGCGCTCATGCTCTCCCCGGAGCTTTTGATCGCCGACGAGCCGACCACGGCCCTGGACGTCACGGTCCAGGGGCAAATCCTGGAACTGATGCTCGATCTGGCCCGGGACGCCGGCACGGCCATCCTGCTTGTCACCCACAATCTCGGGGTGGTGGCCCAGACCGCCGACGACGTGGCCGTCATGTATGCCGGCCGGGTGGTGGAACGCGCCCCGGTGGCGGCATTTTTCAAGGGTCCGGCCCATCCCTATTCCCAGGGCCTGCTCGCTTCGCTGCCGCGCGTCGATGCCCCCGGACGCCGCCTGTCCCCCATCCCGGGCACGGTGCCAGGTCTGTCCGACCTGCCGGCCGGCTGCCATTTCCACCCCCGCTGCCCCCACACATTTGAACCCTGCTCCCGGCAGACGCCGCCGCTTTTTGCCTTGCCCGGCGGCCGGCAGGCGAGGTGCTGGCTCCATGCATCCTGA
- a CDS encoding Bax inhibitor-1/YccA family protein, giving the protein MSYPYRSMQTTQSRVEVVNAFMRGVYGWMSLGLLVTAAASVFVVSSPAIRQAVFGNAIIFYGLIIAELALVVGLSAAINRLSAGTASGLFMLYSALNGVTLSSIFIVYTQATIFKAFLVTGGMFGAMSLYGLMTRRDLTSLGSFMFMGLIGVVIASVVNIFTKSAMMDFIISCVGVLVFTGLTAYDTQKLKVMGDMAPADDATAVRRGTILGALTLYLDFINLFLMMLRLFGGGSSRD; this is encoded by the coding sequence ATGAGCTACCCGTACCGCTCAATGCAAACGACGCAGTCCCGCGTCGAAGTTGTAAACGCCTTCATGCGCGGCGTCTACGGCTGGATGAGCCTGGGCCTGCTGGTGACCGCCGCCGCTTCGGTCTTCGTGGTCTCAAGCCCGGCCATCAGGCAGGCCGTCTTCGGCAATGCCATCATATTCTATGGCCTGATCATCGCCGAACTGGCCCTGGTCGTCGGCCTGTCCGCCGCCATAAACCGTCTGTCGGCCGGCACGGCCAGCGGGCTGTTCATGCTCTACAGCGCGCTTAACGGCGTGACCCTGTCGTCCATCTTCATCGTCTACACCCAGGCCACGATCTTCAAGGCCTTTCTGGTCACCGGCGGCATGTTCGGGGCCATGAGCCTCTACGGCCTGATGACCCGGCGCGACCTGACCAGCCTCGGCAGCTTCATGTTCATGGGCCTTATCGGCGTGGTGATTGCCTCGGTGGTCAACATCTTCACCAAAAGCGCCATGATGGACTTCATCATCTCCTGCGTGGGCGTGCTGGTCTTCACGGGCCTTACCGCCTACGACACCCAAAAGCTCAAGGTCATGGGCGACATGGCCCCGGCCGACGACGCCACGGCCGTGCGGCGGGGGACCATCCTCGGGGCGCTCACCCTCTACCTCGATTTCATCAACCTGTTCCTCATGATGCTGCGCCTTTTTGGCGGCGGATCGAGCAGGGACTAG
- a CDS encoding tetraacyldisaccharide 4'-kinase: protein MANARRTRRRRDKPSRPSTLSAPRPAPGDLGRRLLRGLLIPPSRLFALYRRLEARCFALDLAKVCRPAAATVAVGGMSPDCRGRVMLTSWLLGWAAARGVGAAVAGPVGDGCPPAHPFQVMPGTHPDEAGVEAALLARYAPAGRILIDADPRNAAASAIRTFGPDMLLLQDALGQPRLRRDLELAILTPDDLGANFGRVFPAGSWRRGQEVLSQAAAFIIHAGPHTIQAAMAAAEKRLAVYGKPIFAMTFDLWRWRGPDGPAEASALAGTPYITVLGESDRDSLPDLFRRDLEAAPRMAFFVHDRHRFTRQDFEHLRADAIRLRAATIVTSPRFDLKLRQGAAHLDGLTVWTYDPEVVFGPTLFTDQPFLAWWEDHFGAILSQRLTD from the coding sequence ATGGCCAACGCACGTCGCACCCGGCGGCGAAGGGACAAACCTTCCCGCCCCTCCACCCTTTCGGCCCCGCGTCCGGCTCCGGGCGACCTCGGCCGCCGGCTCCTTCGGGGCCTGCTCATCCCGCCGTCCAGACTTTTTGCCCTCTACCGACGCCTGGAAGCCCGCTGCTTTGCCCTGGACCTGGCCAAAGTCTGCCGGCCGGCTGCGGCCACGGTGGCGGTCGGCGGCATGTCCCCGGACTGCCGGGGCCGGGTGATGCTGACCTCCTGGCTTCTGGGCTGGGCTGCGGCCCGAGGCGTGGGCGCGGCCGTGGCCGGGCCGGTCGGCGACGGCTGCCCGCCGGCCCACCCGTTCCAGGTCATGCCCGGCACCCACCCGGACGAGGCCGGCGTCGAAGCGGCCCTGCTGGCCCGCTACGCCCCGGCAGGACGCATCCTCATCGACGCCGATCCGCGAAACGCCGCTGCCTCGGCCATCCGCACCTTCGGCCCGGACATGCTGCTCCTCCAGGACGCCCTGGGCCAGCCGCGCCTACGCCGGGACCTGGAGCTGGCCATCCTCACCCCCGACGACCTGGGTGCGAATTTCGGCCGGGTGTTCCCGGCCGGCTCCTGGCGGCGCGGGCAAGAGGTGCTGTCCCAGGCCGCGGCCTTCATCATCCACGCCGGTCCCCACACCATCCAGGCGGCCATGGCCGCAGCCGAGAAACGTCTGGCCGTCTACGGCAAGCCTATTTTCGCCATGACTTTCGACCTCTGGCGCTGGCGTGGCCCCGACGGCCCGGCCGAAGCCTCGGCCCTGGCCGGCACACCCTACATCACGGTCCTTGGCGAATCCGACCGCGACAGCCTGCCCGATCTCTTTCGCCGCGACCTCGAAGCCGCGCCGCGCATGGCCTTTTTCGTCCATGACCGCCATCGCTTCACCCGCCAGGACTTCGAACACCTGCGGGCCGACGCCATCCGGTTGCGGGCCGCCACCATCGTCACCAGCCCGCGCTTCGATCTCAAGCTACGCCAAGGCGCGGCCCATCTGGACGGTCTGACGGTGTGGACCTATGATCCGGAAGTGGTTTTTGGCCCAACGCTTTTTACCGACCAGCCGTTCCTGGCCTGGTGGGAAGACCATTTCGGCGCCATTTTGTCCCAACGACTGACCGACTAG
- a CDS encoding ABC transporter substrate-binding protein: MPMRRRPPLPVLFAALALGAGLLFAAGCFGNKDTELRLGFIATFSGEDFRTGRDALEAARFAVDAANAAGQPTIDGKPCRLRLFIADDKDSPEEAAQAVKKLVEKDHVTAIIGPYASSQADAAALAADALGIPLIAPSSTAAVVTAGRPNIFRIAFTDAFQGMVLGRLASRELGLTRVAIIANADDLSSQSLTDAFAQAFSACGGRPAVFVYQDRTRQFGDIVAQALADAPQGLFLPVAGKEAVLLGLAARKAGFTGILIGGDTWDGPEVSRLAAFDGAYFVDHWRQEAPGARAAAYAAAFARERKRPPTELGALTQDAVDVLVAAAAQAGSVKPQALTKALIELPPHDGVTGVFDFIDDGNPVKSLYISRVAGGGSRLDTIEAPPPQPCD, translated from the coding sequence ATGCCAATGCGCCGCCGCCCCCCGCTGCCGGTCCTCTTTGCGGCCCTGGCCCTGGGAGCCGGCCTGCTCTTTGCGGCCGGCTGCTTTGGCAACAAAGACACGGAACTGCGCCTGGGCTTTATCGCCACATTTAGCGGCGAGGACTTCCGGACCGGACGCGACGCCCTGGAAGCGGCCCGGTTCGCCGTGGACGCCGCCAATGCCGCAGGCCAGCCGACCATCGACGGAAAGCCCTGTCGCCTGCGCCTCTTTATCGCCGACGACAAGGATTCCCCGGAGGAGGCGGCCCAGGCGGTCAAAAAACTTGTCGAAAAAGACCATGTGACCGCCATTATCGGCCCCTACGCCAGCAGCCAGGCCGACGCCGCCGCCCTGGCCGCCGATGCGCTCGGCATTCCGCTCATCGCCCCCTCGTCCACGGCAGCCGTAGTCACGGCCGGCCGGCCCAACATTTTCCGCATCGCCTTTACCGACGCCTTCCAGGGCATGGTCCTCGGCCGGCTGGCCAGCCGGGAACTGGGACTGACCCGGGTGGCCATCATCGCCAATGCAGACGATCTCTCCAGCCAGTCCCTGACCGACGCCTTTGCCCAGGCCTTTAGCGCCTGCGGCGGCCGCCCGGCCGTGTTCGTTTACCAGGACCGCACCCGCCAGTTCGGGGATATCGTGGCCCAAGCCCTGGCCGACGCGCCGCAAGGCCTGTTCCTGCCGGTCGCCGGCAAGGAAGCGGTGCTGCTTGGCCTGGCCGCCCGCAAGGCCGGATTCACCGGCATCCTCATCGGCGGCGACACCTGGGACGGCCCGGAAGTCTCCCGGCTGGCCGCCTTTGACGGGGCCTATTTCGTGGACCACTGGCGGCAGGAAGCCCCGGGGGCGCGGGCGGCGGCCTACGCGGCCGCCTTTGCCCGGGAACGCAAACGCCCGCCCACCGAACTCGGAGCCCTGACCCAGGACGCCGTGGACGTGCTCGTCGCCGCCGCAGCCCAGGCCGGCTCGGTCAAACCCCAAGCCCTGACCAAAGCCCTCATCGAACTCCCGCCCCACGACGGCGTCACCGGCGTCTTCGACTTTATCGACGACGGCAACCCGGTCAAATCCCTCTACATCAGCCGCGTGGCCGGCGGCGGCTCCCGCCTCGACACCATCGAAGCCCCGCCGCCGCAGCCGTGCGACTAG
- a CDS encoding peptidoglycan-binding protein has protein sequence MSPAVAFTSSLAEEYRRLYAAAAIRPERAAETARLARRMAEPTRLARYRTVGDRVGVPWFVVAILHALEGSLDFTRHLHNGDPLTGRTVRVPKGRPLAGTPPFAWEDSATDALALAGLDAWDDWSIPGVAYVLERYNGFGYRRRTPPVPSPYLWSFTTVYVSGKYVADHVWSQSAVSRQCGGMALLRALLEAGLAELPGDRAAHRPGEETGLAMLPLNREPAVSWPAGAAGLCVAATAAQTLRV, from the coding sequence ATGTCGCCTGCCGTCGCCTTCACCTCGTCCCTGGCCGAAGAATACCGCCGCCTGTATGCCGCCGCCGCCATCCGCCCCGAGCGGGCGGCTGAAACGGCCCGTCTGGCCCGACGCATGGCCGAGCCAACCCGGTTGGCCCGCTACCGGACGGTCGGGGACCGGGTCGGCGTGCCCTGGTTTGTCGTGGCCATCCTGCACGCCTTGGAAGGGAGCCTGGATTTTACCCGCCACCTGCACAACGGCGATCCGCTGACCGGGCGCACCGTGCGCGTGCCCAAGGGTCGCCCCCTGGCCGGAACCCCGCCGTTTGCCTGGGAGGACAGCGCCACAGACGCCCTGGCCCTGGCCGGTCTGGACGCCTGGGACGACTGGAGCATTCCCGGAGTGGCCTACGTCCTGGAGCGGTATAACGGCTTTGGCTATCGCCGTCGGACGCCGCCCGTGCCCAGTCCCTATTTGTGGAGCTTCACGACGGTCTATGTGTCGGGCAAGTATGTGGCTGACCATGTCTGGTCACAGTCGGCAGTGAGCCGGCAATGCGGCGGCATGGCCCTCTTGCGGGCCTTGCTTGAGGCTGGTCTGGCCGAACTGCCCGGAGACCGGGCGGCGCATCGGCCGGGCGAGGAAACCGGATTGGCGATGTTGCCCTTGAACCGGGAACCAGCCGTGTCCTGGCCGGCCGGGGCTGCCGGCCTGTGCGTCGCGGCCACGGCCGCCCAGACGCTTCGCGTCTAG